The Mus caroli chromosome 9, CAROLI_EIJ_v1.1, whole genome shotgun sequence DNA window TTCCAGAAGTGGCTGCGGGACTTCCGGCAGGTGGGCGGGGTCGGCGACGGCCGCAGGGGTGCGTCAAGCACAGGCTTATGCAAGAGTCGGCCACGCCTCCTGTCTGTGTGAGAGTTAAGGCAGGAGGGGTGGCCGCGCCTCCAGGAAGGGTCTGGGGTAAGAGTGACCGGAGAGGGAGTGGTTGTGTGAGATCGACGGGAGGGGGCGGGGTTGTGGTGAGAGTGACTTCAGGGGGCGTGGTTGTGTGAGAGTGCCTGCAGAGGGCTGGCTTTGCCtgaggggcagggctggggtgaGTGTGACAGGAAGAGCATGTCTCCGCCTCTGGTGGGCGTGGCTCTAGTTATAGTTATGGCTGTTGGCTTGGCTCTGGTGGGCGAGGATTGTGTGTGACTGACAGGACAGGGCTTGTCGGTAAGAGTGGCTCTGGTTAAGAGTGAGATGAGGGGCGTGTCCTAGCCCCTGGTGGGTGTGGCTTGGCAATGACTGACAGTTTTTCCTctgccccactccccaacccTGTGACCCCGACCTCTGGCCCCGCAGGTTCATGCCCACAAGAAGGAGGAGCCCTCGCCCCAGTCCCCACCCCCTGGCCACAGCGTCCCTGCCTTCTACTTCCCATGCGGTCGGCCCCCGCTCCTTCCCCAGGACACGGAGGATGTCATCGCCCTCGTGGAGTGCGCGTTCGAGGGGCTGCCTCGTGGGAGGGCGGGTCTGGGCGACATGGCTGTGGTTGCCAAGGTACGTGGGCAGTGTCTCGCGTATTGGGCGGGGCCTTGAAGGTGGGCGGGGCTTCCCCGGGATATGGGCTTCAGGGGATAGGAAGTTGGTGTGTCCCCATCCAGGAAGTCACTAGATGATGTCACTGCTGTCCTTATGGGCCGGGCAGTTGAAAGTGGGCGGGGTTTGAATCTTTAGTGTCCTTCAAGGTGACAGTGACATCTGACCATGCTTCCTCCCTGTCTGTCCATCACCTGCCTGCCTGACCCGGCCCCTTCCTCCggccctgcctccttcctccgGCCCCGCCCCCAGGCCTGCGGCTGCCCTCTGTACTGGAAGGCCCCGCTGTTCTATGCTGCGGGCGGCGAACGCACAGGCTCTGTGTCCGTGCACACGTTCGTAGCCATGTGGCGCAAGTGAGTGATGGACAGGGTGGCAGGGGCCTTTGGGGACTTCCTGTGACATCATCTCCCGCTGTCCGCCCACCGGAAGTCACCGCAGCGGGCATGGGTCTCAGGGATGGGGGCGGGTCCAGTAGCCGGGATGAAGTAAGGCTGGCCCTGCCCACCCcttaccccacccaccccacagaGTCCTGCTGACCTGCCACGATGATGCTGCGCGGTTCGTGCGGCTGCTGGGCCGCCCAGGGTGTAGCGGCCTCATCCAGGAGGACTTTGTGCCCTTCCTGCAGGTGGGCAGGGCCCCGGGGGACCCCGCCCAGTCTTTCTGGCCGTGCCCTCACACCCCCACAGTGGTTGCTCAGTGATGTTACTTCCTGTCCTCACCACTGTGTGACCTCTGTTTCCTGTGCTGTGTGGGGCCACACCCACCCCGCCGAGGCCCCGCCCTTACGTCTAGGCCAAGCCTCCCTCGCTTGCCACAGCCCTGCTTCACTTTGGGTCCCCACCATGCTGTGTCTTCTACTTCCTGTACTGTGTGTGCCCCCCCCCTTTCTCCTGACCCCGCCCACTCCACTGACCCTTACCTGACAGGTCAGTTACATCACCTGTCCCCGGCCCTGTGTGTCCTCTGCTTCTTGTCCTGTGAGGGGGCCCTGCCATTTAGGCCACGCCCCTGTGTCTATAAGTGATGTCACTTCCTGTCTTTTTCCCTatgtgttctctgcttcctgtgctcTCTGCAGGCCCCGCCCTAATGCCTGGGCCACGCCCCATGCACTGTTGGTGCCCCTATATGTCAGTGACATCACTTCCTGTCCCTTACCCTGTGTGTCcgtcctctgcttcctgtccagtCAATGGCTCTGCCCACCCTGCCCATGACCCCTctccctgacctctgaccccctCCGACCCGGCAGGATGTGGTGAACTCGCACCCAGGCCTGGCCTTCCTGAGGGCAGCGAAGGAGTTCCACTCACGTTACATCACCACAGTGAGCAAATACTTCCCTGAACACGCCCCCAACCCTGGGACTCGCTCACCCCTCCAAAACTCCGCCCACAGCCCTCTGCCACAACCACAGGGCCTTCAGCCACGCCCACAGCCATCAGATTCCTTGTGAATCCCTCTGACTGCCCTGACCACGCCCCCAGCGTCAGCCATACCCCTGTCTCCGCCCATAGCTGTTAGGTTCACTATGAATCCCTCTGACCCTGCCTCGACTCCGCCCACAGCCCTTGGCCACTCACACACATCCTGTACATTAACTGTGATTCCCGCCCTAGCCCCGCCCCATTCCCCCACGGCCTCGCCCCTGACATCAGGCCATACAGCCCTCACATTAACTAAAGTGATTCCTGCCATGGCTCTACCTCCGACCCCGCCCCTCCAGGTGATTCAGAGGATCTTCTACACAGTGAACCGGTCGTGGTCAGGGATGATCTCACGTGAGGAGCTGAGGCGCAGCAGCTTCCTGCAGGTGTGGGCGGGGCCGGGGTGTGGGCGTGGTCGTTGTTGCGGAATTCCTGTAGGAGGAGCTTCCTTTCTGTGGACAGAACCTCCCAGGGATTGGCAGGGCCTGGGTGTGGGCATGTCCAACACAGGAAGTGGTCTTTCATGAGTCCATGTCCATTAACCAGGCAGTGAGTGTGTCTTATACAGGAAGTAGACATGTCTTAGGGGGGGCATGTCTtaggtgtgtgtgttgtagaCAGGAAGTGGGCGTGTTATACAAGGAAGTAGCTGCATCTCAAGTGTCCTGCACAGGAATTGACCACAATTAGGTGGGCGTGACTTAGGCCGGATGTGGGTGTGTCCCACACCGGAAGTGCTCCACCCCTGGGTCGGTGGGTGTGTCCTGACCCTAGCACCCTCCCCTGCAGGCTGTGTCACAGTTGGAGGCAGAGCCTGACATCAACCGCATGACATCGTTCTTCTCTTATGAGCATTTCTATGTCATCTATTGCAAGTTCTGGGAGCTAGACCTTGACCGTGACCTCACCATTGACAGGAGCGATCTCGCACGccatggggatgggggtgagcTGTGGGGGCGGGGTCAGAGGGCGTGTTGAGGAGGCAGGGACTGTGACCCACCACTTCATGATTGGCATGTGGGTGGGGCTTTGTGTTGGTGGGGCCCAGGGGCGGGGACTGGGAGGTCGACCTAGGGCCTCAACCTCGTGATTGGCATGCACACCAACAGCGTGGGGGGGAGTTTGTGCATAGCCTCGGCCTCAGTGGGTGTGGCCACTACCACCCTGACCCTGCCCTGCTTCCGCAGCCATCTCCTCCAGAATGATTGACCGCATCTTCTCAGGGGCCGTCACCAGGTGAGCGTCCCTGGCGGTGGGCAGGGCCTGGGGAGGAAGTGATGTCACCTCTGGCCCCTCCCATCACCAAACCTCAATTCCTGTGATATCATTACTGCCCCCACTTGTCTGATGTCATCACTTCCTGTATGACCCCTTCCATTTCCTTGTGACATCATCTGCAGGCCCTTCCCACCCCTGACCCCTCTCCCTGTGACATCATCACTGCCCCCACACCCTGTGCAACCCTGGCAACTTCCTTGTGATGACCCTGCCACCTGACTCTGTGACCCCGCAGGGCGAGGCTGCCACGCAAGGTCGGGAAGCTGGGCTATGCAGACTTTGTGTGGTTCCTGCTCTCCGAGGAGGACAAGACCACGCCCACCAGGTGAGGGGCGGTGCCCCGGTTGGCCATGCTTGCTCTCTCCTGACTCCGCACCTTGCTGTTCTGTGGCCACACCCACTGACTGGCCACTTGCcaacacagccacacccacatgATGCTGTGACTCCATCCCTGCTCAATCCTGGCTCTGCCCCTCTCTGACTGCAATCACTGATGCCATGACCCCACCCCATGAACTCTGACCCTGATCGTGTCACCCCACCCCGTGACCCTGTTGACCCCCGACCCCTCTAACCCCTGATGCCACCCACAGATGTCATGTTGTCTGACCCTTACCCTGTGACCCCACCTCTTGACTGtgaacccccccacacactgaCCCCGCCCCTGTGACCTCTGACCCctgaccctccccccaccccacagcacCGAGTACTGGTTCCGTTGCATGGACCTGGACGGCGATGGCGCTCTCTCCATGTTCGAGCTAGAGTTCTTCTATGAGGAGCAGGCCCAGCGCATGGCCGCCCGGGGCGTGGAGCCCCTCCCCTTCCACGACCTTGCGCGCCAGGTGCTCGACCTTGTCGCCCCACGCTGCCCTGGTGAGCAGGCGGCTGGAACGCCGACCAAGGGCAACCTCCAACCCCATGTGGGACTCCTGATCCCTGGGTTAGCCTGTGACCTCCATGGTGACCTCTGATCCTACCTCCCCAATGTGACCTCAGATTGCCTTGGGTGTGACCCTTGACCCCCGGTGACATCACAGGTGACCACATGTGCGACCCCAGTTTGACCCTTTACCCCGGGTGACATCACGGGCAACCCTGGTAGGGGCGGCCCCGTGCGTGACCCCACGTGACCCCCATCCCCCAGGCCGGATCACGCTGCGCGACCTGAAGCAGTGCGGCCTGGCGGGCGAGTTCTTCGACGCCTTCTTCAACGTGGACAAGTACCTGGCACGGGAGCAGCGCGAGCAGGCAGGGTCCCCGCAGGTGGGTGTGGCCTAGGGGGCGGGGCCTGGGGTGCGGGTGATGTCGCAGTGGGCGTGGTCCAAACGGATGGGGTAAGAGCGGGCACCAGGTGGGTGGGATTCGGGGGCAGGGCTGGAACGGGGTCAGAAGAGGAAGTTGGATAGACAGAAAGTAATGTGGGAAGTAGGGAGAGGGGAACAGGAAGTGACTCTGTCGGGACAGGAAATGCAGTCATAGTGCGTGTGGCTTGCATGGTTGTGAGCGGGACCCTGGTTTTACAGGGAGGTGAGGAATGTCAGGCACCTTGGGTGACAGGATGTGAGCTGGGTCATACATGGGGTCTCGGATCGAGGGGCGGGGCCTGAGTCCAGGCATTTTGGGAAGTGGGTGGAGTCAGGCGACCAGGGTCACCACATCCTGTCCTCTCCCACAGGACACTGACTCCGACCCAGCAGCATCCGCCTGGGACAGGTATGCGGCCGAGGAGTACGACTTCCTTGTGGCCGAGGAGGCGATGGCAGGGGACGACAATGATGACGAAGGGTTAGCATGCAGCAGGGGTGTGTGGGGAAGGTGGGGCCTACGGGGCCTGGAGTGGGGCCTGGGTGGGTGGGGCCTGTCAGCAGTCAGCTATGTCTACTGCCCAAGGACTTGCCCATTTTACCTATTCCACGGAGCCCCGCCCACTGTTACCTAGGCCCTGCCCCTCTAATCCAAGCCCCGCCCACCATTTCTCTGACCCTGCCCACTCTGACCATGGCCCCGCCCACCCCAGGTCCGACCCTGTAGATCTCTACGGCCTTGCTGACGAGGAGGGCGATGACCTGGAGCCTCTATGACGCCCTACTGTGCGCCCAGGAACTGCGCACTTGTGCCTCCCAGTGCTCCCTCCCAAGGCAGCAGGTGACATCGGGGGCTCGGGGTGTGGCCTCCTCCCCGTGGCTTGCAGCCCTTCTGTGTGCAGGGTGCCGCACACATGacatttgtgggtttttgtttttttttttaataaaaagtttgatttgttttttcacCCCGGGTGCACAGTCAGGCTCTCAGGGATGGGCAACATGGTGGGCAGTGGGCAGTCAGGCCAACCTCCTGTGATCCCTTCAGGACAGTGACACGCCCACTTCCTGTTTAGGACACACCCCACTTCCAGTGTGAGACACGCCCATTTCCACACTTTTCCTCTTGTTCTCATTGACATGCATGTCCCGCCCACTCATTAGCATGAAGCAGTTCTCTGTGGTCCAGCTTCTCATTAGCGTAGCCCTGTCCACCTGTTATGTTTTAGGTTTTCTCTGCAGGAAGGCACCTCAGTAGCATAAAGCTCATTCGCATGCGCAGGTCCATTTGCACGCACACCCTGTCCCCTCATTAGCATACTCATTAGTATGCATAAATGGCATGAACATAACAGGGTCGGGGTCAGGTAGGGTTGAGTTAGGGTTAGtggtacatgtgtacatgtgtgttctgtgtgtacGTGTCCACATGTTTGCCACGTATGTAAATAGAGCATTGTACGATAGAACATGGCCCATTGTCAACTTTTAATTCCTACGAATGACAGAACTTAAAACATCACCTTTCTCCATTCTGACCACAGCAGTGTGTTTTCCAGAAGAATGGTCGACACTTAGTAGGGCTCAGTGGTCACACTCAGCAAATAGATGAGCGGTATGACCCCTTCCGACCAAAGGTGGTCACGTGTTTGTCCTGATGCAATTAGGACACAGAGGCCAGGTGTGCAGTGCCACCTTGCGGAAGAAAGAAGTCAGCGCATCTGAGCCGTCCTCTCCCACGGTAGCCGTGGGGGCTTCGTGTCCATGAGTGGGAGGAGACCTGAGTCACCCACACCATATGGCTCCTTTCTCAACAGAAACCCAGCCTCAGTTTTAAAGGAAATGGACACTTGATTTCCTGTAAGACTCGTGCGCATCCCTCAATCCGGCAAAAGTCCATAGGACTCTCAGTCTCGTGAAAATGGTTGGCAACCCCGGGTGCTGAACACCATTAGACAACTTGGGCCAGCGTCTTCCATCTAATCCAATGGAACAATATCTCGAAATATCCACCTAAAATTCACCTTAGTTATGGGCCTTTGGCTTGATACAGTCACAACACCAAGCAACTCAATCGTTCAAATCATAACACCCTGGACAAACTCCAAGCCAAGGACAACTGAGTGAAGCTTAGGAAAAGTTGGAAACAAAATGGTAGCAGGCATGGAGGAAAACAAACTAGAGTGCTCAGAAGATGCAACAAGTCCTCTGATCTTCCAGTGGGCAGTCACTATTCACCAAATGCTGAGAAGGAACACAATGCCTTAGCCTGCCTTTTTGACTCTCAGGTACATGGATTTGGCAGAGAAGCCTCCTCCTTGCTTCTAGGCACCACAATCCTTTGTTTTCCtacaaataaaatcaatacaGATAAG harbors:
- the LOC110301022 gene encoding serine/threonine-protein phosphatase 2A regulatory subunit B'' subunit delta isoform X2 encodes the protein MPERPPLRALRRDPDDPAVRQALASLARGSDLVFPSRFQKWLRDFRQVHAHKKEEPSPQSPPPGHSVPAFYFPCGRPPLLPQDTEDVIALVECAFEGLPRGRAGLGDMAVVAKACGCPLYWKAPLFYAAGGERTGSVSVHTFVAMWRKVLLTCHDDAARFVRLLGRPGCSGLIQEDFVPFLQDVVNSHPGLAFLRAAKEFHSRYITTVIQRIFYTVNRSWSGMISREELRRSSFLQAVSQLEAEPDINRMTSFFSYEHFYVIYCKFWELDLDRDLTIDRSDLARHGDGAISSRMIDRIFSGAVTRARLPRKVGKLGYADFVWFLLSEEDKTTPTSTEYWFRCMDLDGDGALSMFELEFFYEEQAQRMAARGVEPLPFHDLARQVLDLVAPRCPGRITLRDLKQCGLAGEFFDAFFNVDKYLAREQREQAGSPQDTDSDPAASAWDRYAAEEYDFLVAEEAMAGDDNDDEGSDPVDLYGLADEEGDDLEPL
- the LOC110301022 gene encoding serine/threonine-protein phosphatase 2A regulatory subunit B'' subunit delta isoform X1, which encodes MPPLTPRLQLKVDELFRRWLGDPHTQRALSHALHRIRDPGATSDPAAAATPDADPVNTTSDPNPAPRPLPRPALRTTGPRTVHAHKKEEPSPQSPPPGHSVPAFYFPCGRPPLLPQDTEDVIALVECAFEGLPRGRAGLGDMAVVAKACGCPLYWKAPLFYAAGGERTGSVSVHTFVAMWRKVLLTCHDDAARFVRLLGRPGCSGLIQEDFVPFLQDVVNSHPGLAFLRAAKEFHSRYITTVIQRIFYTVNRSWSGMISREELRRSSFLQAVSQLEAEPDINRMTSFFSYEHFYVIYCKFWELDLDRDLTIDRSDLARHGDGAISSRMIDRIFSGAVTRARLPRKVGKLGYADFVWFLLSEEDKTTPTSTEYWFRCMDLDGDGALSMFELEFFYEEQAQRMAARGVEPLPFHDLARQVLDLVAPRCPGRITLRDLKQCGLAGEFFDAFFNVDKYLAREQREQAGSPQDTDSDPAASAWDRYAAEEYDFLVAEEAMAGDDNDDEGSDPVDLYGLADEEGDDLEPL